AGATTATATATTATAGAGGTAAAGGTTGTCAATTCATATTTAAAATAAAAAGAGTCAAGTAACACTCCTTAAATTGGAATGTCTTACTTGACTCTTTCAAACCGACACAAGAAATTATTTTTTCCATTTCGCTAACGCTTCTGCTAGCGCTGGGTTTGTGAATTCCTCTTTTTCTTGTTTTACGTATTTTTTTACATCTTGTTTAGATGCTTTCTTCTGGCTGTTTTGTTCTTTACGCTTTTGAAATGCAGATAGCTTTTCACGATGACCACAGCTACATGTAAATGTTTGTCTTTCACCTTCACCACGCATTTCCAATTTCTTATGACAGTTTGGACAACGTGCGTTAGTTTTCCGGGCAATATTCTTTTTCTCACCACAAGATCGATCCTGACAAACAAGCATTCTGCCATTCTTGCCATTTATCTCTAACATTAACTTACCGCAAGTCGGACATTTGGTTCCAGTAATATTATCATGCTTGTAATTTTCTTTACTATTTTTAATTTCTCGTACAACTATTGTCGCATAGGTTTTCATTTCTTTAATGAACGCTTCTTTTTTCAAATCCCCATTAGCAATCTTAGTTAACTTCTGCTCCCATTCAGCCGTTAAGATTGGAGATTGTAAATCTGCTGGTACAATATCAAGTAATTGACGTCCTTTTGACGTTGTAAATAAGGACTTTCCCTTACTTTCAATATAATTTGTATGGAAAAGCTTTTCAATGATGTCTGCTCGCGTTGCTACTGTTCCTAGTCCACCTGTTTGATGCATCGTTTGTACCAATTGTTTATTTTGTTGATCCATATACTTTACTGGATTCTCCATTGCCTCTAATAAAGTACCTTCAGTAAAACGTGCTGGAGGTTGTGTTTTTCCGTTTGTCATACGAACGGTAACATCCTGTAAGACATCACCTTTTGTAAGATTAGGTAGCGTCTGTTCATCCGCTGTTTCACGGTCATCATGGAAACGATTTTGATAAATTTCTTTCCAACCATTATCTTTTACTTTCTTTCCTTTAGCGGAAAAGCGTTCTCCCCCAAATGTAACCTCAACGGTTGTCTGTTCATATACATATGGTTTTGATAACACAGCTAAGAAACGTTTCACTACAAGATCATAAATTTTTCGCTCTTTATCATCTAAATCTGCCAATATTACCCCTTGTTCAGTTGGAATAATCGCATGGTGATCAGAAACTTTTTTATCATCAACAAAAGATTTATTCGGATTGATACCCTGCTTTAAAATAGTTGCTGCTACTTTCGCATACTGATCTACGCCACAAGCATCGACACGGTCTTTTAACGTAGGTACAATATCTGCTGATATAAAGCGTGAATCTGTTCGTGGGTATGTCAATACTTTATGCTGCTCATAGAGTTTTTGCATGATTGATAATGTCTGTTTACCAGAAAAACCAAATGCCTTATTTGCTTCCTGCTGTAAGCTTCCCAAATCATATAAAGGTGGCGCAAAGCTTTTTTTCTCTTTTTTATCTATTTCTGTAATTGTTGCTTGCTTGGCTTTTAGGTTTGTCGCTAGTTTTTCTGCCTTTTCTTTATCAAAAATGCGTGTATCATTTTTTTCATTACGCCATGTTAATGTAAAGCCTTGCTTCGTTTTAGCCTCAAGTCCGTAGAAATCTTTCGGTTGAAACTTTTTAATCTCTTCTTCACGTTTAGCAATCATCGCTAGCGTTGGCGTTTGGACACGTCCACTTGATAATTGCGCATTAAATTTTGTTGTTAGAGCTCGGGTTGCATTTAAACCGACATACCAATCCGCTTCCGAACGTGCAACAGCTGACTGAAATAGGTTCTGATAATTCTTGCCAGGCTTTAAGTTAGTAAAGCCATCTCGAATTGCTTTATCTGTGACAGAAGAAATCCACAGGCGTTTTACTGGTTTGTTAACACGTGCTTTCTCTATAATCCAACCAGCTACAAGTTCACCTTCACGTCCTGCATCCGTTGCGATCACAATATCTGACACATCTTTTCGTTGCATTTGTGCTTTCACTGTTTGGAACTGCTTACCGGTTTTCTTCATAACTACTAACTTTAAATCAGCGGGCAGCATTGGTAAATCTTCTAACTTCCACGTTTTAAATTTCTCATCATATGTTTCAGGGTCTGCCAAGGTTACTAAATGACCTAGAGCCCAAGTTACAATATATTTCGAACCTTCAAAATAGCCATTTGCTTTTTTGGTACAATTTAATACACGTGCAATGTCACGACCAACTGAAGGTTTTTCTGCTAATACAACTGTTTTACTCATTCATTTCAACCCTTCCTAGTTACTACTTATACTTTATCATAACAAGCAATAGACAAAAAAGGAATTAACTATCTTAATAGGTCATTCCTTTACTTATTATATTTTTTTGTAAAAATGATACTTTTCACTAGTTTAAATCGTATGATAGATATAACTTGAAAGGGGACGATGAAAATGAATAACCATGAAATTGATTACAAGCTTTATGGCGATGATATGCAATTTGTTGAGGTTGAACTTGATCCAAACGAATCAGTAATTGCTGAAGCTGGCAGTTTAATGATGATGGAAGAAAAAATTGAGATGGAGACTATTTTTGGTGATGGTTCTTCTGATGGTCCCAGCGGATTGGTTGGTAAATTACTTGGTGCAGGGAAACGTGTGATCAGTGGAGAAAGTTTGTTTATGACTGCTTTCACAAATGAGGGTGCTGAAAAAAGACGGGTATCATTTGCAGCTCCTTATCCAGGAAAGATCATACCAATGGATTTAAGTGAGATGAATGGTAAGTTAATCTGTCAAAAGGATGCGTTCTTAGCAGCAGCTAAAGGGGTCTCCGTTGGGATAGAGTTCCAACGTAAACTAGGCACTGGCTTTTTTGGTGGAGAGGGCTTTATTATGCAAAAGCTCGAAGGTGATGGCATGGCATTTGTTCATGCTGGTGGAACAATGTATAAGCGTGAACTTAAACCTGGAGAAACCCTTCGCGTAGATACAGGTTGCCTTGTAGCAATGACAGGTGAGGTGGATTATAACATCGCTTTTGTTGGCGGTATTAAAACAGCCCTCTTTGGTGGAGAAGGACTCTTTTTTGCTACTTTACGTGGCCCAGGTACTATCTGGATTCAATCCCTGCCATTCAGTAGATTAGCAAGTCGTGTCTTCTCTGCAGCCCCTGAAAATGGAGGATCTAAGGGAGAAGGAAGCATTGCCAGCGGATTGTTTGATATTTTTGGTGGCGACAGAAGATAATTTTGTCCGCCGAATTAATGCTCTCTTCCGTCGGATTAGTTGCTCCGTCCGCCGAATTAATGCTCTCTTCCGTCGAATGAATTAGCGCTTCGTCCGCTGAATTAACGCTCTCTTCCGCCGGATTAGCGCATAACTTAGTCTTAGAAAAAGCAAAAAAGCGAATCTTCTCTTATAGAGAATTTCGCTTTTTTACTTATTTAAAGAATTTAACCCGTTCTTCTAAAGGTTGAAAGTCTTTTTCGCCAGCATCCGCAACGGGTTTACCAAAGGGCATTTGCGCTTTTAGTTCCCAGTTGGTTGGTATCTTCCATTTTTCTTTTACCTCATCATCAATTAGTGGATTATAATGTTGTAACGATGCCCCTAATCCCTCTATTTCTAATGAAGTCCACACAACAAACTGCAAAATACCAGATGCTTGGTCAGACCAAACTGGGAATTTATCTGCATATAATTCCATGTCTTTTTGTAAACCTTCTACAACGCTTTGATCTTCAAAGAAAAGAACCGTTCCATAACCACTTGCGAAGCTTGCGATTTTGTCTTCTGTTGAAGAAAAATTATCGGCTGGCACTATTTTACGCAATGTTTCTTTTGTCATATCCCATAGCGCTTGATGATGGTCACCAAATAAGACGACAACACGACCACTTTGCGAATTAAATGCATATGGAGAATACTTCACAGCATAGTTTACCACTTCTTCTATTCGATCTTCAGATACTACAGATTCATTACTGATTTGATAAAATGAACGTCTGTCTTTTATAGCTGTATAAAAATCTTTTGACATCTTACAACCCTCCAAATTTCACGTTTGTATTTTTACAATCTTATCCTCTACAAAAAAAGAATAATCATACAGTTAAACGTAAAGTCTTCTTAAGAATTAATAAGACTGCTTTAATTCAGATTTAGATGGTTTTTTTGCCAAAAATGCAAAGACAACACCTAAAGCAGGGAATATAAGTGTCACTAACAGAATCGGAGTGTAGCTTTGAAATAAATCAAATCCATAACCAAATGGTAACGGACCAAAAGCAGATCCTAGTACAATCATTGTTGTTCCTACGCCATTAATACTTCCTATGTATTTACGACCAAAGTAATTAGGCCAAATAATTTTCAAACTAATTCGTTCAAGACCATTTGCTATTCCCCACATTACACCAAATAAGATTGCAATCACCACATTTGTAGTAACTAATAACAATAGCAATAAAATGATCTCAATTAAAAATATTGCTATAAGCAAATAATTGGTCGGAAGTCTATCAGTCAAATAACCAGTTACCAATGACATTGGAATACCTACAACCGCCATTAAACTAAGTACAGTAGCTGCCACCTCAAGTGATAAGCCTTGGCTATCAAATATAGAGAAGATATGAAATGTTATCCCTGTATTAACCATTGCAGGAATTCCAATACAAGTGATTAGTAACCAAAATGTTTTTGTTTTGGCTGCTTCCTGCAATGTCCAATCTTCTTGTGCAGGATCTGCTGCTGCAGCTCCCAAAATGGGTTCCTTTTTCTTAGCATCAATCTTACCATCTGGAACTAAACCAATATCCTCTGGTTTGTTGCGAACACCAAATAATGCGAATGGTAGAAAGATTACTAATAGTGCAACACCCCAAAAACGCCAAGCAAATTGCCAATCCCACGTTTGTATTAACCATGTATTTATAATAGGAAATAATGCAGCACTTATAAAACTACCAAG
The nucleotide sequence above comes from Paraliobacillus zengyii. Encoded proteins:
- a CDS encoding DNA topoisomerase III, with the protein product MSKTVVLAEKPSVGRDIARVLNCTKKANGYFEGSKYIVTWALGHLVTLADPETYDEKFKTWKLEDLPMLPADLKLVVMKKTGKQFQTVKAQMQRKDVSDIVIATDAGREGELVAGWIIEKARVNKPVKRLWISSVTDKAIRDGFTNLKPGKNYQNLFQSAVARSEADWYVGLNATRALTTKFNAQLSSGRVQTPTLAMIAKREEEIKKFQPKDFYGLEAKTKQGFTLTWRNEKNDTRIFDKEKAEKLATNLKAKQATITEIDKKEKKSFAPPLYDLGSLQQEANKAFGFSGKQTLSIMQKLYEQHKVLTYPRTDSRFISADIVPTLKDRVDACGVDQYAKVAATILKQGINPNKSFVDDKKVSDHHAIIPTEQGVILADLDDKERKIYDLVVKRFLAVLSKPYVYEQTTVEVTFGGERFSAKGKKVKDNGWKEIYQNRFHDDRETADEQTLPNLTKGDVLQDVTVRMTNGKTQPPARFTEGTLLEAMENPVKYMDQQNKQLVQTMHQTGGLGTVATRADIIEKLFHTNYIESKGKSLFTTSKGRQLLDIVPADLQSPILTAEWEQKLTKIANGDLKKEAFIKEMKTYATIVVREIKNSKENYKHDNITGTKCPTCGKLMLEINGKNGRMLVCQDRSCGEKKNIARKTNARCPNCHKKLEMRGEGERQTFTCSCGHREKLSAFQKRKEQNSQKKASKQDVKKYVKQEKEEFTNPALAEALAKWKK
- a CDS encoding TIGR00266 family protein gives rise to the protein MNNHEIDYKLYGDDMQFVEVELDPNESVIAEAGSLMMMEEKIEMETIFGDGSSDGPSGLVGKLLGAGKRVISGESLFMTAFTNEGAEKRRVSFAAPYPGKIIPMDLSEMNGKLICQKDAFLAAAKGVSVGIEFQRKLGTGFFGGEGFIMQKLEGDGMAFVHAGGTMYKRELKPGETLRVDTGCLVAMTGEVDYNIAFVGGIKTALFGGEGLFFATLRGPGTIWIQSLPFSRLASRVFSAAPENGGSKGEGSIASGLFDIFGGDRR
- a CDS encoding nitroreductase family protein; translation: MSKDFYTAIKDRRSFYQISNESVVSEDRIEEVVNYAVKYSPYAFNSQSGRVVVLFGDHHQALWDMTKETLRKIVPADNFSSTEDKIASFASGYGTVLFFEDQSVVEGLQKDMELYADKFPVWSDQASGILQFVVWTSLEIEGLGASLQHYNPLIDDEVKEKWKIPTNWELKAQMPFGKPVADAGEKDFQPLEERVKFFK
- a CDS encoding MFS transporter, whose product is MKLVKQFYYGWMIVFIAGLGIFFSGPGQTYSNSAFIDQYINDFGWSRSQVSGVYSAATLCAGLIMMFVGRFIDRFGQRIMMVTVGTLFALACFFNSIISSIWMLAIGFFLIRLLGQGSMTLIPNTLVAQWFIKKRGFAFSIMTLGSFISAALFPIINTWLIQTWDWQFAWRFWGVALLVIFLPFALFGVRNKPEDIGLVPDGKIDAKKKEPILGAAAADPAQEDWTLQEAAKTKTFWLLITCIGIPAMVNTGITFHIFSIFDSQGLSLEVAATVLSLMAVVGIPMSLVTGYLTDRLPTNYLLIAIFLIEIILLLLLLVTTNVVIAILFGVMWGIANGLERISLKIIWPNYFGRKYIGSINGVGTTMIVLGSAFGPLPFGYGFDLFQSYTPILLVTLIFPALGVVFAFLAKKPSKSELKQSY